From a region of the Panicum virgatum strain AP13 chromosome 2K, P.virgatum_v5, whole genome shotgun sequence genome:
- the LOC120669230 gene encoding protein Barley B recombinant-like gives MDDDGGLGIRNWGFYDMKGSLGLQLMSSVPVADRDTKSLLPAGAFLPHHGHHNAPPQLHPHHSRNAGGGGTSGGMPTEPQSIHMDFSHNEAWVHPLHHQHPREQKVLHARPVGPAGHVGHPVHGGHAVHHRPTGYGIIPDASHALQMMQVQPQLQSQLQEPPPCKEDDVSPPLVEDQSLVKTEPPVKKRWQGRQPKSPKPKKPKKAAVPREDRAVNGHAPRGRGTKKTVGMVINGIELDLSNLPTPVCSCTGAPQQCYRWGAGGWQSACCTTSISTYPLPMNTKRRGARIAGRKMSQGAFKKVLEKLVGEGYNIANPIDLKTFWAKHGTNKFVTIR, from the coding sequence atggacgacgacggcggcctcGGCATTCGGAATTGGGGCTTCTACGACATGAAGGGCAGCCTCGGCCTGCAGCTCATGTCGTCCGTGCCGGTGGCGGACCGGGACACGAAGTCGCTGCTCCCGGCCGGTGCCTTCTTGCCGCACCATGGGCACCACAATGCCCCGCCCCAGCTGCACCCGCACCATTCCCGCAACGCTGGTGGCGGCGGAACCTCCGGCGGCATGCCGACTGAGCCGCAGTCTATTCACATGGACTTCTCGCACAATGAGGCTTGGGTGCACCCGTTGCACCACCAGCACCCCCGCGAGCAGAAGGTCCTTCATGCTCGGCCTGTCGGGCCAGCTGGACATGTTGGCCACCCTGTGCACGGTGGACATGCTGTGCATCACCGCCCTACTGGCTATGGGATTATACCGGATGCATCGCACGCACTCCAGATGATGCAAGTGCAACCACAGCTTCAGTCACAACTGCAGGAGCCTCCTCCGTGTAAGGAGGACGACGTGTCCCCTCCTCTGGTTGAGGATCAATCCCTGGTCAAGACTGAGCCGCCTGTGAAGAAGAGGTGGCAGGGTAGGCAGCCTAAGTCACCGAAGCCTAAGAAGCCAAAGAAGGCTGCTGTTCCACGGGAGGATAGAGCAGTCAATGGTCATGCGCCCCGAGGGAGGGGAACTAAGAAGACCGTGGGGATGGTGATCAATGGGATTGAGTTGGACCTTTCAAACTTACCAACACCGGTGTGCTCGTGCACTGGAGCTCCTCAGCAATGCTACCGGTGGGGTGCAGGTGGCTGGCAGTCTGCGTGCTGCACAACTTCTATCTCGACATATCCACTGCCAATGAACACaaagcggcggggcgcgcgtaTTGCTGGAAGGAAGATGAGCCAAGGTGCATTCAAAAAGGTGCTTGAGAAGTTAGTTGGTGAAGGCTACAACATTGCTAATCCAATTGACTTGAAGACTTTTTGGGCCAAGCACGGCACAAATAAGTTTGTAACGATCaggtaa
- the LOC120695153 gene encoding uncharacterized protein LOC120695153, with protein sequence MHPESGLAHRHNHYKKYLRWLHSVARVSVKPPQSTKPIEDHVDTDDDDDIIDVYDDITRGGVQPERGPLQNYMAQQLGRLANEAGVAMAHANEGDNAGGHFRAFVERVHRSCRRMAARLNCMARPDEAFGPKASGARTSSARDPTSSIRTPIHYGAATATTPGHSGSRSRSRTTSRTSSRALSRGKAIQSSEGSEESDYQGDSEDEDPSFQVLRMSQMFDAPLGTQTQGESSQAPQDAPASPPRR encoded by the exons ATGCATCCGGAAAGTGGACTGGCACATAGGCACAACCATTACAAGAAGTACCTTCGGTGGCTTCATTCAGTGGCTAGAGTTTCTGTCAAGCCACCACAATCCACTAAACCTATAGAAGACCACGTGGAcaccgacgatgatgatgacatcATCGATGTGTACGATGATATCACTCGTGGAGGAGTTCAGCCCGAACGGGGCCCTTTGCAGAACTACATG GCACAACAACTCGGACGCCTCGCTAACGAGGCTGGCGTGGCAATGGCTCATGCAAACGAAGGAGACAATGCCGGGGGGCACTTTAGGGCATTTGTCGAG AGAGTCCATCGGAGCTGCAGGCGGATGGCCGCTAGGCTCAATTGCATGGCTCGGCCAGACGAGGCGTTTGGTCCAAAGGCCTCTGGTGCGCGAACTTCAAGTGCACGTGACCCCACTTCCAGCATACGGACACCGATTCACTACGGTGCCGCAACCGCTACAACTCCTGGGCATTCCGGTTCGAGAAGCCGTTCAAGGACCACTTCCAGGACTAGTTCACGTGCCTTGTCAAGGGGCAAAGCTATCCAGTCATCCGAAGGCAGTGAAGAGTCCGACTACCAAGGCGACTCAGAAGATGAGGACCCAAGCTTTCAGGTGCTTAGGATGTCGCAGATGTTTGATGCTCCCCTAGGAACGCAGACTCAGGGTGAATCGAGTCAG GCACCTCAGGATGcacccgcttctcctccgcGTCGCTGA
- the LOC120669238 gene encoding uncharacterized protein LOC120669238, which translates to MLCVMQDGWPACDFNEYIYGPRSHWPTEEEVREFESGKKPWPCTTTPSLRCKCGILATKGVVPSEFGYRYYCGNSYGEYWEGRTCDWEWFEGRYELMLQLGRTKEPWKSRDTLNRKLKIRKDYQVTLPLESFLSGPVLQDLRREYGKKAAEKVTLEDCIVYWRRNRTKYPRPLTDRELLANYVKKEKEEEMERQRLREERAKKCFTVDPEAKYPKGSWEEYFHKLEANKRMEEMEKMEHLA; encoded by the exons ATGTTATGTGTCATGCAGGATGGATGGCCGGCATGTGACTTCAATGAGTATATTTATGGTCCTAGATCTCATTGGCCGACAGAAGAGGAAGTGCGAGAATTTGAGAGTGGGAAGAAGCCATGGCCATGTACAACTACTCCTAGTCTTCGATGCAAGTGTGGTATTCTGGCCACAAAAGGCGTAGTTCCTTCTGAGTTTGGCTACAGATATTACTGTGGCAATAGCTACGGAGAGTATTGG gagggaaggacatgtgattgggAGTGGTTCGAAGGCCGGTATGAGCTAATGTTGCAATTGGGCAGAACAAAAGAGCCTTGGAAATCGCGAGACACTTTAAATAGAAAACTGAAGATAAGGAAGGATTACCAAGTTACTTTGCCCCTTGAGTCATTTCTGTCGGGGCCTGTACTCCAAGACCTACGGCGTGAGTATGGAAAGAAGGCAGCAGAAAAGGTGACTCTTGAGGATTGCATTGTTTATtggaggaggaaccgaaccAAGTACCCACGGCCCCTCACAGATAGGGAGCTTTTGGCAAATTATgtgaagaaggagaaggaggaggagatggagaggcAGAGGTTAAGGGAGGAAAGAGCAAAGAAATGTTTTACTGTTGATCCGGAAGCTAAATACCCAAAGGGTTCATGGGAAGAATATTTTCACAAATTGGAGGCTAACAAGAGGAtggaagaaatggaaaagatggAGCATTTAGCTTAG